A part of Salmo salar chromosome ssa18, Ssal_v3.1, whole genome shotgun sequence genomic DNA contains:
- the LOC106577139 gene encoding protein ZNF365-like has protein sequence MQQKVCARMTSLFTENGQACGASADPQLPFRCPRCGEHKRFRSLASLRAHLEYSHSYYHTMHELSLPTRRGHSHPERALHGRSLSDTREVTICIEGCRMPSVGTQAAEEIKTEEEEASKDGLKIHKSSPGTDHIPSPFLFDEPPDPGSKLEVVFPERNVCTEEMSLQCRLAKVLRAVDSTMQRRLHRVSTELAKTDTELLCERALFQHLEQERQEVQEKERALSRQVDVAVMVIATLKEQLKESEYELERREQEVITIQNFLEAATQHEICGKVRIRSFIENLLKRIALAERLLEYYQSSPSPPNYTDYMHQTAENRPHRIPKSRSAGCQLSQSCPQEGRTHPSQVGRKVGHSGYFRPDRRDEVWTQCSKSAGFED, from the exons ATGCAGCAGAAGGTATGTGCCAGGATGACCTCTCTCTTCACTGAGAATGGGCAGGCTTGTGGGGCATCTGCTGACCCCCAGCTCCCATTCAGGTGCCCTCGGTGTGGGGAGCATAAGAGGTTCCGTAGTCTGGCCTCCTTGAGAGCCCACCTGGAATACAGCCACAGCTACTACCACACCATGCACGAGCTGAGCCTTCCGACCCGCAGGGGGCATTCTCACCCAGAGAGAGCCCTGCACGGACGCTCCCTGAGTGACACACGAGAGGTCACTATCTGCATAGAGGGGTGTCGTATGCCTAGTGTGGGGACGCAGGCAGCTGAGGAGATAAAGACGGAGGAGGAAGAGGCCAGTAAAGATGGTCTCAAAATCCACAAGTCCAGCCCTGGGACAGATCATATCCCTTCCCCCTTTCTATTTGACGAACCTCCAGACCCAGGCAGCAAGCTTGAGGTAGTGTTTCCAGAGCGGAATGTCTGTACCGAGGAGATGTCGCTCCAGTGTAGGCTGGCCAAGGTCCTACGAGCAGTGGACAGCACCATGCAGAGGAGGCTGCACAGGGTCAGCACGGAGCTTGCCAAGACGGACACAGAGCTGCTGTGTGAGCGTGCCCTCTTCCAGCACCTGGAGCAGGAGAGGCAGGAGgtacaggagaaggagagggcgcTGAGCCGGCAGGTGGACGTGGCCGTGATGGTGATTGCCACGCTGAAGGAGCAGCTGAAGGAGTCAGAGTATGAGCTGGAGAGGCGAGAACA AGAAGTCATCACCATTCAGAATTTCCTTGAGGCTGCCACCCAGCATGAGATATGTGGTAAAGTTCGGATCCGAAGTTTCATTGAGAACCTGCTCAAACGCATCGCCCTGGCTGAGAGGCTACTGGAGTACTATCAGAGCTCCCCCAGTCCACCAAACTACACAGATTACATG CACCAGACAGCTGAAAACAGACCTCATAGAATCCCCAAAAGCAG GTCAGCGGGTTGTCAGCTGTCACAGTCCTGTCCCCAGGAAGGTAGAACGCACCCCTCCCAGGTAGGACGGAAAGTGGGTCACTCTGGCTACTTCAGACCTGATCGCAGAGATGAAGTCTGGACCCAGTGCAGCAAATCAGCTGGATTTGAGGACTag
- the aedo gene encoding 2-aminoethanethiol dioxygenase, with product MLRDNMTSIVQKIARQALVTFRTPSSFGDKAFLGNQCKLQSLMTEIRAADLKIAPRKVDSVSTPLPHNPPVTYMHICETDEFSMGVFLLKSGASIPLHDHPGMYGMLKVLYGKVRITCFDRLDKSTSVASDTQFNPPLLPFQRGALRSILGSVGEFTEESGPCILTPDRNNLHQIDAVDGPTAFLDILAPPYDPDDGRDCHYYKVLQSASDSEDKKAEGQKEVWLMEVSQPSEFWCGGEPYPGPEVKI from the coding sequence ATGCTTCGAGACAACATGACCTCCATCGTACAGAAAATTGCTAGACAGGCGCTTGTAACTTTTAGAACCCCGTCTTCATTCGGTGATAAAGCGTTTTTGGGTAATCAATGTAAACTCCAAAGCCTCATGACCGAAATCAGAGCTGCGGATCTGAAGATAGCTCCAAGGAAAGTTGACAGCGTTTCTACGCCTTTGCCACACAACCCCCCGGTCACATACATGCACATATGCGAGACAGACGAATTCAGCATGGGGGTGTTTCTGCTAAAGAGCGGTGCTTCCATCCCCTTGCACGACCACCCGGGAATGTACGGAATGTTGAAAGTTTTGTATGGCAAGGTCAGGATCACCTGTTTTGACAGGTTGGACAAATCAACTAGCGTGGCCAGTGACACGCAGTTCAACCCTCCCCTGCTACCTTTTCAGAGAGGTGCGCTGAGGTCGATACTCGGGTCTGTCGGGGAGTTTACAGAAGAAAGCGGACCGTGTATCTTGACCCCTGACCGAAACAACCTTCACCAAATCGATGCAGTCGATGGGCCCACCGCTTTCCTCGATATTTTGGCACCCCCATATGATCCAGACGACGGGAGAGACTGTCATTATTACAAAGTTCTGCAGTCTGCCTCGGATTCTGAGGACAAAAAGGCAGAGGGTCAAAAAGAAGTTTGGCTGATGGAAGTATCCCAACCTTCTGAATTCTGGTGTGGTGGTGAACCATACCCCGGCCCTGAAGTGAAGATCTGA
- the LOC106577138 gene encoding early growth response protein 2b, whose amino-acid sequence MTAKTIDKVWLPTSSFIRDIQEVIYSMEEEISASLPETGTGLKGDCFSEEKGTLELTYHGNFTQPPRTQAVAYTGKFSINSRGVGGYWSPGGAINVASADIRVAASSLVSALPSSEPPNLYAGTVSCTMAQSQHDINHMYATPSYSCTGEMYQDQSTYLATSTCPMSYPQPSYSSYTSPKSTVDSALLNIMPDYSGFFQPNCQRDIQAFPDRKALPYSLDSLRAPPPLTPLNTIRNFTLGGPATEGPCPPNPYNTPNLPLRPILRPRKYPNLPSKTPVHERPYPCPAESCDRRFSRSDELSRHVRIHTGHKPFQCRICMRSFSRSDHLTTHIRTHTGEKPFSCDHCGRKFARSDERRRHTKIHLRQKEKKSS is encoded by the exons ATGAcagctaaaaccattgacaaagTTTGGTTACCCACCAGTAGTTTTATACGAGACATTCAAGAGGTAATCTATTCAATGGAAGAGGAAATATCCGCATCATTGCCAGAGACGGGAACTGGGTTAAAAG GTGACTGTTTTAGTGAAGAAAAGGGCACCCTCGAGTTGACTTACCACGGCAACTTTACGCAGCCACCGCGCACTCAGGCTGTGGCATACACCGGGAAGTTCTCGATCAATTCTAGAGGTGTAGGAGGATACTGGAGTCCCGGGGGTGCCATTAACGTAGCTAGTGCTGACATAAGGGTGGCAGCTTCGTCCCTGGTGTCTGCTTTGCCCTCGTCTGAACCACCAAACCTTTACGCAGGAACTGTGAGCTGCACCATGGCGCAGAGTCAACACGATATAAACCACATGTATGCTACGCCGTCTTACTCTTGTACCGGGGAAATGTACCAGGATCAATCAACCTACCTGGCAACGTCGACCTGTCCCATGTCTTATCCACAGCCGTCATACTCATCCTATACATCACCAAAGTCGACAGTGGACAGCGCACTCTTAAACATCATGCCTGACTACAGCGGGTTCTTCCAGCCAAACTGCCAACGAGACATCCAGGCATTTCCTGACAGGAAAGCGTTACCATATTCACTGGACTCTCTGAGGGCTCCACCACCTCTGACACCTCTGAACACAATAAGGAATTTTACGCTTGGGGGACCTGCGACAGAGGGCCCCTGTCCACCAAATCCCTATAACACTCCGAATTTACCCCTGAGGCCAATATTGAGACCGAGAAAGTATCCAAACCTCCCAAGCAAAACGCCTGTCCATGAGCGACCATACCCTTGCCCAGCAGAGAGCTGCGATAGGAGGTTCTCGCGGTCGGACGAGCTGAGCAGACACGTCAGGATCCACACAGGGCACAAACCCTTCCAGTGTCGGATCTGCATGCGCAGTTTCAGTCGCAGCGACCACCTCACTACACACATCCGGACACACACTGGAGAAAAACCCTTCTCCTGCGACCACTGTGGAAGAAAGTTTGCCAGGAGTGATGAAAGAAGGAGACACACGAAAATCCACttaagacagaaagagaaaaagtCATCATAA